AACCGCAGGCAACGAAACAGTCGAGGGCGCCGGCATCACCATCCAGGACCCGCGGACCGGTGAAGTGCTCTGGACGGTTCCCCAAGCGGGCCCGGACGCAGTGAATGATGCCGTGGACGTGGCCCGCAGGGCTGCGCCCGGCTGGGCGGCGACGGCTCCGGCCGAGCGCGGTGCGGCACTCCGCGCCGCCGCCAAGGCGCTGGACGCTGCCGCCCAGGAGCTCGCGGGGCTGAATGCCAGCGAAACCGGGCGGCCGGAAGCGGAGGCGCTGGCAGGCATCGCCGCCGCCGTGTCCACCCTGGAACAATATGCCGAACTGGGCCCGGTCCACCGCGGCCACAGCCTCCGCGGCAGCCGGCTCGCCTCTGACTACACGGTCGCCGAGCCGCGCGGCGTGGCCGTCCTGCTGACCCCGTGGAATGATCCGGTGGCAGTAGCCTGCGGCTTGATTGGGGCCGCGTTGGTGACGGGCAACGCGGTCATCCACAAGCCCAGCGAGCGCTGCCCTCGGCTGGGCGAGGCGCTGGGCGAAGTCCTGGCACCGGCTTTCCCTGCCGGCGTCTTCCTGACCATCTCCGGCGGCGCGGACGTGGGGGCAGCCCTGTCACAGGCGGAGGTGGATGTGATCGCCCACGTGGGTTCCAGCGCCTCAGGTGCCCGGATCGCGGAGGCGGGAGCCCGTACCGGCGCACACGTCATCCGGGAAAACGGCGGCAATGATCCCCTGCTGGTGGACCGCGACGTGGACCCGGCGTGGGCTGCGGAGCAGGCAGCGATCGGCGCCTTCAGCAACAGCGGGCAGATCTGCACGGCCGTGGAACGCATCTACGTCCATAAAGACATCGCTGCCGCGTTCTGCAGCGCGCTGGAGGCCGAGGCCGCACTGCGGAACAGCAACGGATCCGTGGCGCCGCTGGTGGACCTCCGGATGCGGGACGCCGTCCACGGGCACGTCGCCGAGGCCCTGGGCCAGGGGGCCCGCGCCGTTGAGGGCGGTACCCTGCCGGACGGGCCCGGCTCGTTCTACCCGGCCACCGTGCTCCTTGGCTGCACCGAAGGGATGCAGGTCATGACTGAGGAAACCTTCGGGCCTGTGGCTCCGGTCCAGGTGGTGGACACGTTCGACGACGGCCTGCGCCTGGCGTGCAGCGGCAAGTATGGCCTGGCAGCCACCGTCCTGAGCAGCAACATTGGGCACATCCAGCAGGCGGTGGCGGCGCTGCCGGTGGGAACGGTCAAGGTCAACGCGGTCTTCGGCGGTGCTCCGGGCGGGGCAGCCCAGCCCCGCGGGGAGAGCGGCGCCGGGTTCGGCTACGGGCCCGAGCTGCTGGACGAGTTCTCGCAGGTCAAGGTGGTCCACATCGCCGCGCCACCGGCGCCGGCGGACCCCGGCACGGGATCCGTCATCGATGAACAGGACCTGCCATGAGCACGTCCCCGGACTCCATTGACCTCTCCACCCAGCGGGCATTGTCCGACTGGCTGCCGGGCAGGCTGGCAGCGGAACAGCCGTCGATCCTGGTGATCGGCGACGTCATGCTCGATGGCTGGTGGAGCGGCAGCATCGAACGGCTGTGCCGCGAAGCCCCCGCACCCGTGGTGGACATCCAAACCCGCGAATCGGTTCCCGGCGGGGCGGCCAACACCGCCATGAACCTTGCGGCCCTGGGGGCGAAGGTGGCGGTGGCCGGCATCATCGGCACGGATGACGCCGGTGAGGACCTGCGCGGGCAGCTTGCCGCGGCGGGCATCGATGTCCAGTACCTGCAGTCCCACCCGGACATGGTCACCACCACCAAGATCCGCATCAGCAGCGGTGGGCAGGTGATGCTGCGCCTCGACGACTCGGCCAAGGCTGTCCCGGCCGACGCCCTGGACGCGCTCGCCGCCTCGGTGCGTGCCGCCGTCGAACACCGGGACGCTGTCCTGGTGTGCGACTACGGGACCGGGGTGGTGGCGGACCCCGTCCGCACGGCCATGGCCGATGTCCTGGGGAGCGGCGCTGCTGGAAAGTACCGGCCGCTGGTGGTGGTCGATGCCCACGACCCCCGGGCCTGGGCTGCGCTGCAGCCTGACCTGGTGACTCCGAACGCGCAGGAAACGGCGCGGCTGCTGGACCGGAAGCTCCCGGAGGGACAGGCGCGGGTGGAAGCCGTGGCCGCCGAGGCGGAGGCGCTGCTCCAGGGCACCGGCTCACGCGCCGTAGTGGTCACTTTGGACCGGGACGGAACCGTCCTGCTGACTCCCGACGGCGTCCGGCACCGGACGTGGGCTCGGCCGGCTGCGGAGAAACAGGCATCCGGGGCGGGCGATACGTTTGTCGCTGCCCTGACGCTGGCCCGCGCGGCCGGCCTGCCACTGACCGCCAGCCTGGACCTGGCCCAGTCGGCTGCCGACGTGGTGGTCCACCAGCCCGGCACATCAGTGTGCAGCACCGCCCAGCTCAGCCGGTACCTGGAAGCCTTCGCCGATACTGCCCTGAGTGCGGACGAACTGGAGCGGCAGATGGAGCTCCACCGCGCCCAGGGCCAGCGGATCGTGCTGACCAACGGGTGCTTCGACGTCCTGCACAGCGGCCATACCCGGTACCTCAACCAGGCCAAGCAGCTGGGCGACATCCTGGTGGTGGCGCTGAACAGCGACGATTCCGTGCGCCGGCTCAAGGGGGACGGTAAGCCCATCAACAACATGGCAGACCGGGCAGCGGTGGTGGCGGCGCTGAGCTGCGTGGACTACGTCACGGTGTTCGATACCCCCACGGCAGCGCCGCTGATCCGCAGGCTCCGGCCCGAGGTGTACGCCAAGGGCGGGGACTACACCCCCGAAATGCTGGCGGAAACCCCCGCGGTGGAGGAGTACGGCGGCCGCGTGGCCATCCTGGACTACGTGGCGGAACGGTCCACCACCGCCGTGGTGAACCGGATCCGGGACGGCCAAGGGGCTGCCAGCCCTGCCACCTAGGGCCCGCCAACCAGGGCCTGTCACATAGGGTTGAAGCATGACTGAAGCGGAGCACGGGTAATGGGCAAACGCGGAAAGTCAGGAGGCAGGGCCGGCCGCCCGGCAGCCGGCGTGGTCGAGGTGCCCAGGGGATCCGTGGTGAACGGACCGGTGGAGGGCGTCTACTACATCGATACCGGCGACTGCGAGCTGATTGCCGACCAGGACAACTCCACCGGCTGGCTCCTGAAGATCAACGGCGTCATGAGCTCGCACATCGACCTCGCGGACCCCCTGTTCCTGGACTTCGAGTACATGCGGTGGATGGCGGCTCTCATTGAGTCCCGCTGGCCGCCGTCGGCCGCGCACAAATTGCGCGGGCTGCACCTGGGCGGCGGCGCCTGCTCCATGGCCCGCTACTTCTCTGCCGCCTACCCGGACGCGCGCCAGGTGGTGGTGGAGCTGGACGGGAAGCTCGCCGAGTACGTGCGCGGCTGGTTCGACCTTCCCAAGGCACCCCTGCTGCGGATCCGTGTGGGGGAGGCCCGAGCCGTCACGGAAACCCTCACCGCCCAGACCCGGGACTTCATCATCCGCGACGTCTTTGCCGGCGCATTGACCCCCCGCCCGCTGACCACCGCCGAATTCACCGCGCATGCCAAGCGGGTCCTGGCCCCCGGCGGGCTTTATGTCGCCAATTCCGGGGACGCACCGGACCTGAAAAACGCCCGGGAGGACGCCGCCACCATCGCGGCGGCCTTCAAACACACCGTGATCATTGCCGATCCCGCCATGCTGAAGGGCCGGAGGTACGGAAACATGGTGATGGCCGTCAGCGACGTGCCCTTGGGCGATGATCCGCAGCTCCGGCGCCGGCTCCTCGGCGGGGCCGTCCCGGCACACCTGTGGGATGACGCGCAGGTGCGGGCATTCGCGGCCGGAGCGCCGGTCCGCCACGATTCACCCCCATCGATTGCTGAGTAATCGTCGTTTTCAGCGGTCAAAACGGCATTTACTCAGCAATCGACGGGCTAACCCTTGCCCAAAAGCGCGCCGCGGTGCTCGGCCATCCGTTCCCGGAGTGCCTGCACGACGGCGGCCACCGCGGGACGGCGCAGTGAGTCGGGGCGCAGGACCATCCAGTAGGGGAGCAGTTCGCCGATCTTGTCAGGAAGCAGGCGGACCAGGTCATCGTGGAGATCGGCCATGAAGCACGGCAGGAACCCGACGCCCGCGCCGGCCCGGGTGGCCTCCACATGGACGAACACGTTGGTGGAGGTCAGCCCGTCCTTCATGGCGGGAACCAGCCGCCGCGGCGCGTCCAGGTCGTCCACCTGGAGCATCGAGTCCACGAAGTAGACCAGCGGGTGCCTATTCAGTTCTGCCACGGAGGCCGGCGTCCCGTGCTCCGCAAGGTAGGCGCGGGAGGCGTACATGCCCAGGCGGTATTCGCCGAGCCGGATGGCCTCCGCGCGGTGCACCTGCGGCTCGCCCACCACCACCTCGATGTCCAACCCGGACCGCTGCTGCAGCGCCCGGCGGGTCATGGTGACTACCTCCACGCTCAGGCCGGGGTGGTTCCGGCGCAGCCGCGCCACCGCCGGAGCGGCAATGTAGGCGCTGAAGCCATCCGTTGCGGTCATGCGCACGACGCCGGCAACCGGGTCGGGTGCCTGGCCGGCCGGTCCCAGCGTGCCCAGCACCGCCTCCACCTGTTCCGCAGCCCGCACGGCCCGCTCGCCCAGCTCCGTCAGCTCCCAGCCACCCGCGGCGCGGGACAGCACCCGGCCGCCCAGCGACTTCTCAAGCGCGGCGATCCTGCGTGAGACCGTGGTGTGGTTCAAGCCCAGGGCCTGGGCCGCCGTCGTGAATCTGGCAGAGCGGGACACTGCCAGAAGGACCAGCAGGTCATCAGGATTCGCATTCATATCTGCAATTGTGCACACATTGACTGCCTCTTTGGCCATTGAAGTGCATCCTTTGTGCAGCAATACTCATCTGAGTCACTTGTGCTGGAGATCACAGCGCGTGTCAATGTGGACACTAGGAGAAACAATGAGCGTAGAGCAGCGCCCGGCCAACAACGCCGGGCATGCACCCGAAGGATCAGGACTGAAGAGGATTGTTGCCGCCTCCATGGTGGGCACCGTTGTGGAATGGTACGAGTTCT
This region of Arthrobacter sp. DNA4 genomic DNA includes:
- a CDS encoding aldehyde dehydrogenase, coding for MPTTATETTAGNETVEGAGITIQDPRTGEVLWTVPQAGPDAVNDAVDVARRAAPGWAATAPAERGAALRAAAKALDAAAQELAGLNASETGRPEAEALAGIAAAVSTLEQYAELGPVHRGHSLRGSRLASDYTVAEPRGVAVLLTPWNDPVAVACGLIGAALVTGNAVIHKPSERCPRLGEALGEVLAPAFPAGVFLTISGGADVGAALSQAEVDVIAHVGSSASGARIAEAGARTGAHVIRENGGNDPLLVDRDVDPAWAAEQAAIGAFSNSGQICTAVERIYVHKDIAAAFCSALEAEAALRNSNGSVAPLVDLRMRDAVHGHVAEALGQGARAVEGGTLPDGPGSFYPATVLLGCTEGMQVMTEETFGPVAPVQVVDTFDDGLRLACSGKYGLAATVLSSNIGHIQQAVAALPVGTVKVNAVFGGAPGGAAQPRGESGAGFGYGPELLDEFSQVKVVHIAAPPAPADPGTGSVIDEQDLP
- the rfaE2 gene encoding D-glycero-beta-D-manno-heptose 1-phosphate adenylyltransferase, coding for MSTSPDSIDLSTQRALSDWLPGRLAAEQPSILVIGDVMLDGWWSGSIERLCREAPAPVVDIQTRESVPGGAANTAMNLAALGAKVAVAGIIGTDDAGEDLRGQLAAAGIDVQYLQSHPDMVTTTKIRISSGGQVMLRLDDSAKAVPADALDALAASVRAAVEHRDAVLVCDYGTGVVADPVRTAMADVLGSGAAGKYRPLVVVDAHDPRAWAALQPDLVTPNAQETARLLDRKLPEGQARVEAVAAEAEALLQGTGSRAVVVTLDRDGTVLLTPDGVRHRTWARPAAEKQASGAGDTFVAALTLARAAGLPLTASLDLAQSAADVVVHQPGTSVCSTAQLSRYLEAFADTALSADELERQMELHRAQGQRIVLTNGCFDVLHSGHTRYLNQAKQLGDILVVALNSDDSVRRLKGDGKPINNMADRAAVVAALSCVDYVTVFDTPTAAPLIRRLRPEVYAKGGDYTPEMLAETPAVEEYGGRVAILDYVAERSTTAVVNRIRDGQGAASPAT
- a CDS encoding spermidine synthase, which translates into the protein MGKRGKSGGRAGRPAAGVVEVPRGSVVNGPVEGVYYIDTGDCELIADQDNSTGWLLKINGVMSSHIDLADPLFLDFEYMRWMAALIESRWPPSAAHKLRGLHLGGGACSMARYFSAAYPDARQVVVELDGKLAEYVRGWFDLPKAPLLRIRVGEARAVTETLTAQTRDFIIRDVFAGALTPRPLTTAEFTAHAKRVLAPGGLYVANSGDAPDLKNAREDAATIAAAFKHTVIIADPAMLKGRRYGNMVMAVSDVPLGDDPQLRRRLLGGAVPAHLWDDAQVRAFAAGAPVRHDSPPSIAE
- a CDS encoding LysR family transcriptional regulator, whose translation is MNANPDDLLVLLAVSRSARFTTAAQALGLNHTTVSRRIAALEKSLGGRVLSRAAGGWELTELGERAVRAAEQVEAVLGTLGPAGQAPDPVAGVVRMTATDGFSAYIAAPAVARLRRNHPGLSVEVVTMTRRALQQRSGLDIEVVVGEPQVHRAEAIRLGEYRLGMYASRAYLAEHGTPASVAELNRHPLVYFVDSMLQVDDLDAPRRLVPAMKDGLTSTNVFVHVEATRAGAGVGFLPCFMADLHDDLVRLLPDKIGELLPYWMVLRPDSLRRPAVAAVVQALRERMAEHRGALLGKG